The genomic window CCAGGGCATCGACAGCCACCTGCAGCCGCCGGTCCGCAGCTCCGAGGTGCAGCGGGTCCGCCAGGCGATCGTCGAGCACGACTTCGTCCAGCAGCTGGAGACCGCCGACCCCAAGGCGGACGTGGTGGTGCTCGGCGACCTGAACGACTACCAGTTCTCCCCGGCGGTCCAGAGCCTCACCGGGAACGGCACGGTGCTGACCGACCTGGTCAACACGCTGCCGGCCAAGGAGCGGTACTCATACGTCTACGAGGGCAACTCGCAGGTCCTCGACCACATCCTGGTCAGCCCGGCGCTGGGGAAGCACGTCGACTACGACGTGGTGCACATCAACTCCGAATTCGCCGCGCAGACCAGCGACCACGATCCGCAGGTCGTCCGCCTGCGCCCGTAACCTCCCCTTTCCCCCGGGTCACCGCCCCGCACCCCGCCCCCGCGCCGGCGCAACTCCCGCCGGCGCGGGGGCGCGGTCCCGCTGCGGCAGGGGGGTGCCAACCCCGCTGCCGCGGGGGCTACGGTCCCGCTGCGGCAGGGGCCCCCAGGGGCACGGGGAACTGCGCGCGCAACCCACCACCGGCCGGTGGTCCGAGATCGACAGCAACAGCCCCTTTCGGCCGGCGACGACCCGCGCGCCCGGTGGGGGCTGGTCCCTCAGCGGCGGTCCTGGCAGCCGTCCCCGGCTGAACATTCGGCCCACAGGACCTTCCCGACCCCCTCGCGGCCGCTCGCCCCCCAGCGCCCACCGGTGAGCGCATCCACCAGCGCCAGGCCACGCCCTGACTCGGCATCCGCGGACGGTTGCCGAAGCTCCGGCTTGTTCTCGTTCGCGTCGTGCACTTCGATCCGCAGATCACCCCCCGGCAGCCGCTCGAACCGCGTCTCAAGCAGAGTGTCTTCCGGTCCGTGGGCATGCTGTACAGCGTTGGTGACCAGCTCCGAGACCACCAGTTCGGCCACGTCGGCCAGGTCCTGCAGGCCCCACGCGGCCAAATGCCACACCAGCAGCCGCCGTACCCTGGCCGCGATGACCGGGTCACGCCGCCACCGGTACACCAGGGTCGGCGGCAAGTCGCTGCGAAGGTCACGTCGACTCGGCGTTGGAGCGTCCGTGGCCTCAGCCTGCCGCCTTTCCTCTGCCCTCGTCCCGGCGCAGTCGGGAAGGTCTTCAGCCGTGTCCGGGTGGTCGGATTCAAGGTCGTCGGCCAGATGCGACATGAATGAGTCCCCTCGTTCGGTGCTCAGGTAACAGGACTGACCGGCCTCGCCGACCCACGGCAACAGGCGCATTCCCATCAGGCCACCGCCCCGACAAGAGAGAGGGCCGGGCGGACAGTGATCCCTAACTCCCCGAACCGAAGTCCGATGAAGTCACGCATGCTTGACGCTCCAATCCAGCGTTGAACCACGCCCCCCGGCCGACAGCACGGTCGCGGGGGTCTGCCGCAGCTCACGCTAGGAGCGCCTGTTTCAGCGCCACAGTGACGAACCGCCCTACCTTTGCGATCAGGTAGGACGCGGCGTCCTACCTGTTGAGACCGAGACGGTCAGCGAGCGCCAGCACCGGGGCATCTCGGCGGCGTGCCCTGCCACGCAGGTCCTCAACCAAGCGCCGCGACGTCGAGTGGTAGCTCATCCACTCGGGAGCGTCGCGTTCAGCGGACAGCAGAGCCCGGGTCGCAGCCGCGTCGTTGTCGAGATCCGAGTAGGCCAGCGCTCGGTCGACGTGGAAGCGCGCCCGCCATGTCGGCGGCAGCGAATCGAGGCCCGGCACGGTACGAGCAACGCGGATCGCCTCGTCACTGCGCTCCAACTCGACAAGGAAGTTGACCTTGGCGACTCCGGCATTGGTCGGGCCGAAAGGCGTTGCGTACACCATCAGATCCTCGCCGATGCTGGCCGCCGCGCCGGTCGCCATATTCAGTAGGTCGCTCACCTGGCGTTCTTGTCGTACGGCAGCGGTAGCGGCACGTAACAGCAGAACCCCCCACAGCGCCAGCTCCCGCGGCGAGGACCGGAAGCCCGGCTCAATCTGCTCGGCGCGAACCAGCGCAACACGCTCGGCGTCTTCAAGGCGCCCCTGCTTGGCGAAGACCCACGACAGCGTCGACGCGGCCAGCGTCTCAAGGTCCGGGTCATCGCAGCACCTGATAGCAGCCCACGAACGTTCCATCGCCGTGAACGCGGCGTCCTCCTTACCCAGCGCCGTCAGCGTCGTGGCCGCCACCTGGTACGCCACCGCCAGCACCGACTGGGCGGCGGCAGCGTCAACACCGGTGTAGGCATGCACAGCGGCACGGGCGTCACGGATCAACTGGGGAAGCAGAGAGCCGATTTCGCCCATACGTCCTTCTCGCCGGATGACCTCGGTCGAGACAAGCGAGGCTTGCAGGTCAGCGATAGAGGGTGGATCCTCCGGGTCCACTTCGCCCCCCAGGAGGTCAGTCAGCGGGGACACCGCCTGGCGCAACGCGAGCACCGAGGGCGGCTCGGCCTCCACTGCGTGAGAACCCTCGAACGTCGAGGGCTGGCCGACAAGAACCGACGGTTCGGTGTCCAACGCCCTGGCCAGAGCATTGATCGTGGTCAGCCTTGCTGAAGTCCGCTGACCTTGTTCCAGTTTCCGTACGACGTCGACCGAAAGGCCTGCCTTGTCAGCCAGGCCCTCTTGGGACAGGCTGCGCCGCAGCCGAAGCTCGGCGATGCGGTCGCCCATTCCGGACTCGAATACGCCCACGTCTACCCCCCGGTAAAGGATGGTGGCTCTACGGTACGCCGCCCGATCCGGACGCAGCGACGTCGCAGGCGCAACGTGAGGCCGCCTGATCCCCCGCCGTACGCCCCTCCCGGCCGGTGACGACCCCTAGAAACCGCCCGCGGTTCCCCACGCCCCCGAAGGGCGCCGCCTGCCGTAGAGGGGAGCCACCCGGGGGCGCCGGGCCGGTGGTGGGCCGGGGTGCGTCGTCGGGTGACCCCCCGGGAGGGGGCATCGTGTGCAAGACCTTGACGCCGCATCGGCGAGGTACTAGAAAACTCCTGCTCGAAGAGAGCGCTCTCAGGCCGCAGTAGAGAGCGCTTTCACGCAAGTCCCAGCGGATTGCCTCGCACCCCCCACATCGGGCACATCGGGACAGGAGACCACGCATGTCCAGCGGACACGCACCAACACCCCCCACCGGCCACCGCCGGCTGCGCACCAAGGCGCGGCTGAGCCTGGCCGCCTTCACCGTAGGCGCCCTCAGCCTGGCGGGCCTCGCGGTCACCGCGGCGCCCGGCGGCGCGGCCACCCCGGCCGCCTCCGCCGCCGTCGCGAAGGCACCGGCCGCGAAGGCGCTGGCGCCCGCCGCAGTACCGGCCCCGCCGAGCGGGTTCACCACCACGTGGAGCGACGACTTCACCGGGGCCGCCAACACCGGCGTGAACACCGGCGACTGGAAGTACGACACCGGCCCCGGCAGCAGCTTCGGCACCGGCGAGATCGAGACGATGACCAACAGCACGTCCAACGTCTACCAGGACGGCAACGGCCACCTCGTACTGAAGGCCCTGCACAGCGGCAGCGACCCCCGCTCGGGATGGACGTCGGGCCGGATCGAGACGCAGGCGGCGACCTTCGGTGCGCCGGCCGGCGGCGTGGTGATGATGCAGTCGTCGATCCAGCAGCCGAACCTGACGACCGCGAACGGCGCGGGCTACTGGCCGGCGTTCTGGATGCTCGGCTCGACGCTGCGCAGCGGCGTGGGCTGGCCGACCTCCGGTGAGGTCGACATCCTGGAGGACATCAACTCCCGCAGCTCCGTCTTCGGCACCCTGCACTGCGGCACCAGCCCTGGCGGCCCCTGCAACGAGTCGACGGGCATCGGCAGCGGTGAACGCGCCTGCTCCGGCTGCCAGACCGGCTACCACACCTACGCGGTGCAGATCGACCGCTCGGTCTCGCCCGAGCAGATCCGCTGGTATCTGGACGGCAACAACTACTTCACCGTCAACTCCACCCAGGTGCCCGCCGCGACCTGGGCGAGCGCCGTCGACCACCCGTTCTTCATCATCTACGACCTGGCGATGGGCGGCGGCTTCCCCGACGCCTTCGGTGGCGGCCCGAACTCGGCCACCGTCTCCGGCGGTCAGATGAACGTCGACTACGTGGCCGTCTACAACAAGGGCCCGGGCAGCACCACCCCGCCGCCGTCCGGCGGCAACCTGTCGCAGGGCAAGCCGGCCACCGCGTCCTCCACCGAGAACGGCAGCTTCCCGGCCGCCGACGCCGTGGACGGCAACACGGGCACCCGCTGGTCCAGCGCGTTCAGCGACCCGCAGTGGATCCAGGTCGACCTGGGCGCCAGCCACACCATCAGCCAGGTGAAGCTCAACTGGGAGGCGGCGTACGGCAAGGCCTTCCAGATCCAGACCTCGGCCAACGGCACCAGCTGGACGACGGTCTACAGCACGACCACCGGCACCGGTGGCAACCAGACGCTCAACGTCAGCGGGACCGGCCGCTACGTGCGCGTCTACGGCACCCAGCGCGCGACCGCGTACGGATACTCGCTGTACGAGTTCCAGGTGTTCGGCAGCTGACCCGCCGTGATCGGCTGAGCAGCGCGAGCCCCGCCTGACGGGCGGGTCGGACCCGGTGTCCGGCCCGCCCTTCGGCGTACCGGGGGTGTCAGGGCAGCAGGATGATCTTGCCGGCCAGGTGCCCGGCCTCGCTGGCGCGCTGGGCGTCGGCCGCCTCGGCGAGCGGGTAGGTCTGGTGGATCGCGACGTCCAGGGTGCCTTCCGCGTGCAGCGCCAGCGCCTCGGCGAAGGCGTCCTGGCCGTGCCCGCCGCTCGCGCTGAACGGGACGCCGTACTGGCCGGCGGTCACCGCGTCGCCGATGCTCAGCACCCGCTCAGTGCCGTCCATCAGCTCGATCGAGGCGGCCAGCGACTCGGCGAGCCCGGTGGTGTCGAAGATCAGGTCGACCCCTTCGGGAGCCGCCGCCCGTACCCGGTCGACCAGCCCGGCGCCGTAGGTGACCGGGTTCGCGCCGAGCGCGCGCAGCCGGTCGTGGTTGGCCGGGCTCGCGGTGCCGATCACCCGCAGCCCGCGGGCGACAGCGAACTGCACGGCCACCGTGCCGACGCCGCCCCCGGCGCCGTGCACCAGCAGCGTCTCCCCGGCGCGGGCGCCGAGCTCGTCCAGGCCGCGGAAAGCGGTCTCCGCGGCGACCGGCAGGGCGGCTGCCTCGGGGAAGCCGAGGGAGGGCGGCTTCACGGCCAGCTTGACCGCCTCGGCCAGGGCGAGCCCGGCGTAGGCGCCGGAGGCGGTCGGCCCGAAGACCTCGTCGCCGACCGCCAGACCGGTGACGTCCGCGCCGACCGACTCCACCACTCCCGAGGCCTCCGTGCCTGGCACGTGCGGCAGCTCCACCGGGAAGGCCTGCTTCATCGCGCCCGACCTGATCTTGGTGTCGAGCGGGTTGACGCCGGCCGCGCGCACCTCGATCCGCACCTGTCCCGGCCCGGGGTCCGGCACGTCGAGGTCCAGCGGGCGCAGCACGTCGGCCGCGCCGAACTCGGAGAAGGCGATGCCCTTGGCCTTGGTCATGGGTCTCACGATCCTTGCAGCAGTCGGGAACCTGAGGGGTACGGGACGGCACTGCGCCCGGCACTCCCCATCGTCGCCGCCCCGCGCCGCAGCCGCTCGGGCACCCGGGGGGCGCCGGGGGCGGCGAAGACCAGCTGGCGCAGCAGCAGGAACCGGGCGATCCCGGCGAGCCCGGAGGCGCCGAGGTAGACGCCCTGCCGCAGCAGCGCACCGCCACCCGGGTGGATCCCGTCGAAGGCGAGCATGGCGCCGGTGGTGAAGCCGTACGACAGCGCGACGGTCAGCCCGCTGGCGGCGTGGTCGCTCCAGCCGGCCCGGCCGCTCCCGAAGGTGAAGCGGCCGTGCAGCTCGGTGGCCAGGACGGTGGAGGCCACGGTGATCACGGCGTTGGCGAGCGCGAAGGGCACCCGGTGACCGATCAGCAGCAGCAGGCCGCTCGCCAGCAGGGTGACGCCGCCGCCGCAGATCACAAAGCGGACGAAGGCGGCCACGGGTCCGCTGCGAGCCGTCGGCGCGGCCATGGTCAACTCCTCGGTCGGGGGCGGCCGCTGGGCGGCGACCGGCTCATGGACGACTGTGTCGCAGCAGGTGGTCCCGGCCCATCCGGCGGATCCCCCATTGCGGGTTGGGGCTACCCCCACCCCCGTCTCAGGGTCGGACCTGAGTCATATCAGCAGTCAAAATATTAGAAGCCCATAAGGAGAATTTCCCGTGATTTTCAAGGTGAGTGTCACACGTCACCCGCACATCACTCGATGAGTTGCGGCTTATGACCGATATAAGGGAAATGACCGCTTGCTTCGGTGCGGGTGGCGTGCCAGAGTCGGAGCAACGGCCGCATGACCCGAGCACGGCCGTTCCACAAACGCCGCGGACCACACCCCCCCTGCTTCGCGGCGGTCACGAAGAGGCCCTTTCCGCCGTCGTAACCCGACGCGAAGGGCCTCTTCGCAGTTCTCGGCGAACTCAGCGCTCCGGCACCCGCAGCTCGAACCAGGTGGTCTTGCCGCGCGGCTGCAGGTCGACGCCCCAGCGGTCGGAGAGCCGGTCGACCAGGAACAGCCCGCGTCCGCTGGTGTCCAGCTCGCGCACCGGCAGCAGGCACGGCAGCGCCCGCGAGGGGTCGCGCACCTCGACCCGCACCCAGCGCGGCCGCCGGCGCATCCGCAGCCCGAAGCTGCGGGCGCCGGTGTGCCGGACGGCGTTCCCGACCAGCTCGGAGACCAGCAGCTCCACGGTGTCGCCGAACTGCGGCAGTCCCCACACCCCGATCACCGACAGCGCCAACCGGCGGGCGGTGGAGGCCGATTCGGGGCGCGAGGTCAGGTGCACCTCGCGGACCGACGGGTCGCCCAGCAGGTCGAGCACGCTGCTCGCGGCGCATGTGCCGTCCTCGGGGAGTACGGGTACGGCAACCGCTGCGGTGTCGCATTCCACCCGCTGCGGCTGCTCGGAAC from Streptomyces sp. NBC_01198 includes these protein-coding regions:
- a CDS encoding helix-turn-helix domain-containing protein, which gives rise to MGVFESGMGDRIAELRLRRSLSQEGLADKAGLSVDVVRKLEQGQRTSARLTTINALARALDTEPSVLVGQPSTFEGSHAVEAEPPSVLALRQAVSPLTDLLGGEVDPEDPPSIADLQASLVSTEVIRREGRMGEIGSLLPQLIRDARAAVHAYTGVDAAAAQSVLAVAYQVAATTLTALGKEDAAFTAMERSWAAIRCCDDPDLETLAASTLSWVFAKQGRLEDAERVALVRAEQIEPGFRSSPRELALWGVLLLRAATAAVRQERQVSDLLNMATGAAASIGEDLMVYATPFGPTNAGVAKVNFLVELERSDEAIRVARTVPGLDSLPPTWRARFHVDRALAYSDLDNDAAATRALLSAERDAPEWMSYHSTSRRLVEDLRGRARRRDAPVLALADRLGLNR
- a CDS encoding ATP-binding protein, with the translated sequence MAGRGGSEQPQRVECDTAAVAVPVLPEDGTCAASSVLDLLGDPSVREVHLTSRPESASTARRLALSVIGVWGLPQFGDTVELLVSELVGNAVRHTGARSFGLRMRRRPRWVRVEVRDPSRALPCLLPVRELDTSGRGLFLVDRLSDRWGVDLQPRGKTTWFELRVPER
- a CDS encoding discoidin domain-containing protein, giving the protein MSSGHAPTPPTGHRRLRTKARLSLAAFTVGALSLAGLAVTAAPGGAATPAASAAVAKAPAAKALAPAAVPAPPSGFTTTWSDDFTGAANTGVNTGDWKYDTGPGSSFGTGEIETMTNSTSNVYQDGNGHLVLKALHSGSDPRSGWTSGRIETQAATFGAPAGGVVMMQSSIQQPNLTTANGAGYWPAFWMLGSTLRSGVGWPTSGEVDILEDINSRSSVFGTLHCGTSPGGPCNESTGIGSGERACSGCQTGYHTYAVQIDRSVSPEQIRWYLDGNNYFTVNSTQVPAATWASAVDHPFFIIYDLAMGGGFPDAFGGGPNSATVSGGQMNVDYVAVYNKGPGSTTPPPSGGNLSQGKPATASSTENGSFPAADAVDGNTGTRWSSAFSDPQWIQVDLGASHTISQVKLNWEAAYGKAFQIQTSANGTSWTTVYSTTTGTGGNQTLNVSGTGRYVRVYGTQRATAYGYSLYEFQVFGS
- a CDS encoding ATP-binding protein → MSHLADDLESDHPDTAEDLPDCAGTRAEERRQAEATDAPTPSRRDLRSDLPPTLVYRWRRDPVIAARVRRLLVWHLAAWGLQDLADVAELVVSELVTNAVQHAHGPEDTLLETRFERLPGGDLRIEVHDANENKPELRQPSADAESGRGLALVDALTGGRWGASGREGVGKVLWAECSAGDGCQDRR
- a CDS encoding NADP-dependent oxidoreductase → MTKAKGIAFSEFGAADVLRPLDLDVPDPGPGQVRIEVRAAGVNPLDTKIRSGAMKQAFPVELPHVPGTEASGVVESVGADVTGLAVGDEVFGPTASGAYAGLALAEAVKLAVKPPSLGFPEAAALPVAAETAFRGLDELGARAGETLLVHGAGGGVGTVAVQFAVARGLRVIGTASPANHDRLRALGANPVTYGAGLVDRVRAAAPEGVDLIFDTTGLAESLAASIELMDGTERVLSIGDAVTAGQYGVPFSASGGHGQDAFAEALALHAEGTLDVAIHQTYPLAEAADAQRASEAGHLAGKIILLP